One Aphidius gifuensis isolate YNYX2018 linkage group LG5, ASM1490517v1, whole genome shotgun sequence genomic region harbors:
- the LOC122858248 gene encoding BUD13 homolog isoform X1 — protein MANVKLSQKEYLKKYLSSGDDLKKKKKKKAKIGVKTVQIIDDDIDINSIRPVEDGEFDILGPSEDAPQIVGIIDEKGPVDFADKRRWKIIADDGEGNVAVSSSQIKLENLENDHDTQVKKNKINDDLSPVRKSKTKKKRKSKKSKKKESSSSSSSSSSSSSSDSSDDEKKNNKKKAKLNKKKQNDDFDLSPPRRSRLENNVSKNASDSDMSPPRKNRRNNDKNEELDSDVSPPRRQDSRDSRYSKNNKNNRQNNDRNQGLDSDVSPPRRQDSRDSRYPKNNRQNNQRNEGLDSDFSPPRRQDFRDSKNNRKNNQRNQESDSDLSPPRRQDSRDSRYSKNNKNNRQNNDRNQGLDSDASPPRRQDSRDSRYPKNNRQNNQRNEGLDSDLSPPRRQDSRDSRYSKNNKNIRQNNDRNQGLDSDVSPPRRQDSRDSRYSKNNQRNQELNSDLSPPRRQDSRDSRYSKNNNNNSRKSEFTKEGSDSDLSPPRRQNSRDSKGLRDNKKTNVNKRGSDSDLSPPRRQHPTDSRHSKNNNDRQPDSNKRKRSPRRSSRWDDEPRSPRQRSSSPRQDIKIKKTLNDKTGGLQTAQDLREETLSLRRREAESYSKLSKNVTGASQVPVFRDKKTGRRRDFAAEALEKKEKDKRQAEIDEKYAKWGKGLKQVEDRTEKLNQDAYEMNKPMARYADDADLDAHQRNMLHAEDPMLEYVKEKQIKEGKRQPDKPTFQGSYMPNRFGIRPGCRWDGVDRSNGYEKRWFEARNSRTAVEEEAYKWSIADM, from the exons ATGGCTAACGTAAAATTAAGTCAAAAagagtatttaaaaaagtatttaagttctggtgatgatttaaaaaagaaaaaaaaaaagaaggcaAAAATTGGTGTTAAAAC agttcaaattattgatgatgatattgatataaattcaatacgACCAGTTGAAGATGGTGAATTTGATATACTAGGTCCATCTGAAGATGCACCACAAATTGTTGGTATCATTGATGAAAAAGGACCAGTTGATTTTGCTGATAAACGACGTTGGAAAATAATTGCTGATGATGGTGAAGGTAATGTTGCTGTTAGTAGTagtcaaattaaattagaaaaccTAGAAAATGATCATGATacacaagttaaaaaaaataaaataaatgatgatttgTCACCTGTTAGAAAATCaaagactaaaaaaaaaagaaaatctaaaaaaagtaaaaaaaaagaatcaagcAGTTCATCAAGTTCATCAAGTTCAAGTTCATCATCTGATTCATCagatgatgagaaaaaaaataataaaaaaaaagctaaattaaataaaaaaaaacaaaatgatgattttgatcTGAGTCCACCAAGGAGATCTAGGCTTGAAAATAACGTATCAAAAAATGCATCTGACTCTGATATGAGTCCACCAAGAAAAAATAGacgaaataatgataaaaatgaagaattaGACTCTGATGTCAGTCCTCCTAGAAGACAAGATTCTAGAGACTCgagatattcaaaaaataataaaaataacagacAAAACAATGATAGAAATCAAGGATTGGATTCTGATGTCAGTCCTCCTAGAAGACAAGACTCTAGAGACTCGAGatatccaaaaaataatagacaaaATAATCAAAGGAATGAAGGATTAGACTCTGATTTCAGTCCTCCTAGAAGACAAGACTTTAGagactcaaaaaataatagaaaaaacaatcaaaGAAATCAAGAATCAGACTCTGATTTGAGTCCTCCTAGAAGACAAGATTCTAGAGACTCgagatattcaaaaaataataaaaataacagacAAAACAATGATAGAAATCAAGGATTGGATTCTGATGCCAGTCCTCCTAGAAGACAAGACTCTAGAGACTCAAGatatccaaaaaataatagacaaaATAATCAAAGGAATGAAGGATTAGACTCTGATCTCAGTCCTCCTAGAAGACAAGATTCTAGAGACTCgagatattcaaaaaataataaaaatatcagacAAAACAATGATAGAAATCAAGGATTGGATTCTGATGTCAGTCCTCCAAGAAGACAAGATTCTAGAGACTCaagatattcaaaaaataatcaaaggaATCAAGAATTAAACTCTGATCTCAGTCCTCCTAGAAGACAAGACTCTAGAGACTCGAGGtattcaaaaaacaataataataatagtagaaaATCTGAATTTACAAAAGAAGGATCAGATTCAGATCTTAGTCCACCTAGAAGACAAAATTCTAGAGACTCCAAAGGTTtaagagataataaaaaaacaaacgtcAACAAACGTGGATCAGATTCAGATCTTAGTCCACCTCGAAGACAACATCCAACAGACTCAAGGCattctaaaaataacaatgatagaCAACCTGATtcaaataaacgaaaaagATCTCCTAGACGATCATCAAGATGGGATGATGAGCCTAGATCACCAAGACAAAGATCATCAAGTCCAAGgcaagatataaaaataaaaaaaacacttaaCGATAAAACAGGTGGTTTACAAACTGCTCAAGATTTGAGAGAAGAAACATTGTCTCTCAGACGTCGAGAAGCTGAATCATATAgcaag ctaagtaaaaatgtAACTGGAGCTAGTCAAGTACCAGTTTTTCGTGATAAAAAAACTGGAAGAAGACGTGATTTTGCTGCTGAAgcattggaaaaaaaagagaaagataAACGTCAAGCAGAAATCGAtgaaaaatatgcaaaatGGGGCAAAgg ATTGAAACAAGTAGAGGATCgtacagaaaaattaaatcaagatGCTTATGAAATGAATAAGCCAATGGCAAGATATGCTGATGATGCTGATCTTGATGCTCATCAACGTAATATGTTACATGCTGAGGATCCAATGTTGGAGTACgtcaaagaaaaacaaattaaggAAGGCAAAAGACAACCAGATAAACCAACATTTCAAGGTTCATACATGCCAAATCGTTTTGGTATTAGACCTGGTTGTCGATGGGACGGTGTTGATAGAAGTAATGGCTATGAAAAACGTTGGTTTGAAGCTAGAAATTCACGTACTGCTGTTGAAGAAGAGGCATACAAGTGGAGTATTGCTGATATGTAA
- the LOC122858248 gene encoding BUD13 homolog isoform X2, whose translation MANVKLSQKEYLKKYLSSGDDLKKKKKKKAKIGVKTVQIIDDDIDINSIRPVEDGEFDILGPSEDAPQIVGIIDEKGPVDFADKRRWKIIADDGEGNVAVSSSQIKLENLENDHDTQVKKNKINDDLSPVRKSKTKKKRKSKKSKKKESSSSSSSSSSSSSSDSSDDEKKNNKKKAKLNKKKQNDDFDLSPPRRSRLENNVSKNASDSDMSPPRKNRRNNDKNEELDSDVSPPRRQDSRDSRYSKNNKNNRQNNDRNQGLDSDVSPPRRQDSRDSRYPKNNRQNNQRNEGLDSDFSPPRRQDFRDSKNNRKNNQRNQESDSDLSPPRRQDSRDSRYSKNNKNNRQNNDRNQGLDSDASPPRRQDSRDSRYPKNNRQNNQRNEGLDSDLSPPRRQDSRDSRYSKNNQRNQELNSDLSPPRRQDSRDSRYSKNNNNNSRKSEFTKEGSDSDLSPPRRQNSRDSKGLRDNKKTNVNKRGSDSDLSPPRRQHPTDSRHSKNNNDRQPDSNKRKRSPRRSSRWDDEPRSPRQRSSSPRQDIKIKKTLNDKTGGLQTAQDLREETLSLRRREAESYSKLSKNVTGASQVPVFRDKKTGRRRDFAAEALEKKEKDKRQAEIDEKYAKWGKGLKQVEDRTEKLNQDAYEMNKPMARYADDADLDAHQRNMLHAEDPMLEYVKEKQIKEGKRQPDKPTFQGSYMPNRFGIRPGCRWDGVDRSNGYEKRWFEARNSRTAVEEEAYKWSIADM comes from the exons ATGGCTAACGTAAAATTAAGTCAAAAagagtatttaaaaaagtatttaagttctggtgatgatttaaaaaagaaaaaaaaaaagaaggcaAAAATTGGTGTTAAAAC agttcaaattattgatgatgatattgatataaattcaatacgACCAGTTGAAGATGGTGAATTTGATATACTAGGTCCATCTGAAGATGCACCACAAATTGTTGGTATCATTGATGAAAAAGGACCAGTTGATTTTGCTGATAAACGACGTTGGAAAATAATTGCTGATGATGGTGAAGGTAATGTTGCTGTTAGTAGTagtcaaattaaattagaaaaccTAGAAAATGATCATGATacacaagttaaaaaaaataaaataaatgatgatttgTCACCTGTTAGAAAATCaaagactaaaaaaaaaagaaaatctaaaaaaagtaaaaaaaaagaatcaagcAGTTCATCAAGTTCATCAAGTTCAAGTTCATCATCTGATTCATCagatgatgagaaaaaaaataataaaaaaaaagctaaattaaataaaaaaaaacaaaatgatgattttgatcTGAGTCCACCAAGGAGATCTAGGCTTGAAAATAACGTATCAAAAAATGCATCTGACTCTGATATGAGTCCACCAAGAAAAAATAGacgaaataatgataaaaatgaagaattaGACTCTGATGTCAGTCCTCCTAGAAGACAAGATTCTAGAGACTCgagatattcaaaaaataataaaaataacagacAAAACAATGATAGAAATCAAGGATTGGATTCTGATGTCAGTCCTCCTAGAAGACAAGACTCTAGAGACTCGAGatatccaaaaaataatagacaaaATAATCAAAGGAATGAAGGATTAGACTCTGATTTCAGTCCTCCTAGAAGACAAGACTTTAGagactcaaaaaataatagaaaaaacaatcaaaGAAATCAAGAATCAGACTCTGATTTGAGTCCTCCTAGAAGACAAGATTCTAGAGACTCgagatattcaaaaaataataaaaataacagacAAAACAATGATAGAAATCAAGGATTGGATTCTGATGCCAGTCCTCCTAGAAGACAAGACTCTAGAGACTCAAGatatccaaaaaataatagacaaaATAATCAAAGGAATGAAGGATTAGACTCTGATCTCAGTCCTCCTAGAAGACAAG ATTCTAGAGACTCaagatattcaaaaaataatcaaaggaATCAAGAATTAAACTCTGATCTCAGTCCTCCTAGAAGACAAGACTCTAGAGACTCGAGGtattcaaaaaacaataataataatagtagaaaATCTGAATTTACAAAAGAAGGATCAGATTCAGATCTTAGTCCACCTAGAAGACAAAATTCTAGAGACTCCAAAGGTTtaagagataataaaaaaacaaacgtcAACAAACGTGGATCAGATTCAGATCTTAGTCCACCTCGAAGACAACATCCAACAGACTCAAGGCattctaaaaataacaatgatagaCAACCTGATtcaaataaacgaaaaagATCTCCTAGACGATCATCAAGATGGGATGATGAGCCTAGATCACCAAGACAAAGATCATCAAGTCCAAGgcaagatataaaaataaaaaaaacacttaaCGATAAAACAGGTGGTTTACAAACTGCTCAAGATTTGAGAGAAGAAACATTGTCTCTCAGACGTCGAGAAGCTGAATCATATAgcaag ctaagtaaaaatgtAACTGGAGCTAGTCAAGTACCAGTTTTTCGTGATAAAAAAACTGGAAGAAGACGTGATTTTGCTGCTGAAgcattggaaaaaaaagagaaagataAACGTCAAGCAGAAATCGAtgaaaaatatgcaaaatGGGGCAAAgg ATTGAAACAAGTAGAGGATCgtacagaaaaattaaatcaagatGCTTATGAAATGAATAAGCCAATGGCAAGATATGCTGATGATGCTGATCTTGATGCTCATCAACGTAATATGTTACATGCTGAGGATCCAATGTTGGAGTACgtcaaagaaaaacaaattaaggAAGGCAAAAGACAACCAGATAAACCAACATTTCAAGGTTCATACATGCCAAATCGTTTTGGTATTAGACCTGGTTGTCGATGGGACGGTGTTGATAGAAGTAATGGCTATGAAAAACGTTGGTTTGAAGCTAGAAATTCACGTACTGCTGTTGAAGAAGAGGCATACAAGTGGAGTATTGCTGATATGTAA